The proteins below come from a single Acidobacteriota bacterium genomic window:
- a CDS encoding DNA-binding response regulator, with translation MNRSQEKRASKERHSVLLADDDPIVREVVKTKLSAGQEFEVIGEAVDGKSAIGEVERLHPDVLLLDLLMPNLPGIDALHELSSKGTEVHTIVFSASVGPQQIVQALQLGARGILSKKSIAQLEAAIRCVLNGHYWVDGREEKTIGKVLAKISASLTTERQPRNFGLTTREIEVITLVTEGCSNREIASRLNITEDTVKRHLTNIFDKVGMSTRLELALFALKNDLASPKRS, from the coding sequence ATGAACCGATCACAAGAAAAACGTGCGTCAAAAGAAAGGCATTCGGTTCTGCTGGCTGACGATGATCCCATTGTCCGCGAGGTTGTTAAGACGAAATTATCGGCAGGCCAGGAGTTTGAAGTCATTGGAGAAGCGGTTGACGGCAAATCTGCTATCGGCGAGGTCGAGAGGCTGCATCCTGATGTGCTGTTGCTGGACTTGCTGATGCCCAATCTCCCGGGGATCGATGCTCTTCACGAACTTTCCTCAAAAGGTACCGAGGTTCACACCATCGTTTTCAGCGCGTCCGTAGGGCCTCAGCAGATTGTGCAGGCGTTGCAGCTGGGGGCCCGCGGTATTCTCAGCAAGAAAAGTATCGCTCAACTCGAAGCGGCTATTCGCTGCGTGCTGAACGGGCATTATTGGGTTGATGGCCGCGAGGAAAAAACCATTGGCAAGGTGTTAGCTAAGATTTCTGCATCCTTGACGACGGAGAGGCAGCCCCGAAACTTTGGCCTTACCACTCGCGAGATCGAGGTGATTACACTCGTGACCGAGGGCTGCAGCAATCGAGAGATCGCGTCGCGGCTCAACATCACCGAAGACACGGTTAAGCGGCATCTGACGAACATCTTCGACAAAGTTGGTATGTCCACACGGCTGGAATTGGCTCTTTTCGCTCTGAAGAATGATCTAGCCTCACCAAAGCGTTCTTAA
- a CDS encoding two-component system response regulator, giving the protein MPKHILLIDDEDDIREVTAVGLEATAGWLVSSAASGIAAIDLARKTVPDAILLDVMMPDQDGPATLRLLRQDEVTAKIPVIFLTAKAQSIEGERLRAIGAAGTLAKPFNPLTLANEIKAILNWE; this is encoded by the coding sequence ATGCCGAAACACATCCTGCTGATTGATGATGAGGATGACATTCGTGAAGTAACTGCCGTGGGCCTTGAGGCCACTGCGGGATGGCTAGTCTCCTCCGCCGCCTCAGGGATTGCGGCCATCGATTTGGCTAGAAAGACCGTTCCGGATGCGATCCTGTTGGACGTCATGATGCCAGATCAGGATGGCCCTGCGACTCTGCGCCTGCTTCGGCAGGATGAAGTCACTGCGAAGATTCCTGTTATATTTCTGACCGCGAAGGCCCAGTCGATCGAAGGAGAACGCCTGCGGGCTATCGGCGCCGCTGGAACCTTGGCAAAGCCTTTTAATCCACTCACGCTGGCCAATGAAATCAAAGCAATTCTTAATTGGGAATAG
- a CDS encoding CRTAC1 family protein produces the protein MRYGQASLFRYVFKPWRWGRGNGNLSGAGKGEQNAQTKSTNSSHGIYAFYKDSDRVHRANLSGRSRFRFQISRLPKLLWRCLAALLLLGLPTAGTGQRTRNSPPKLPGFQLIDATAASKIRFEHVASPEKRYLIESMSGGVLLLDYDQDGWLDIYFTNAPTVEGALRGEKARSALYHNNHDGTFTDVTDHAGLGYPCWAMGGAVADYNNDGWPDILVTCEEGLVLYRNNGNGTFTDVTKQAHLIDPRWSTGAAFADYDGDGFVDLMVSRYVDFDMKNLPKFGIGATCRYRGIPVQCGPRGMKGVGDSLYHNNGDGTFTDVSKSSGVDDASGYYGLGVLWSDFNDDGRPDLFIADDSTPNYLYRNDGNGHFTDISYISGTAVSRDGGEIAGMGVAACDFNHSGRFSIYVTDFEDQSNTLYRNDDAMSFTEISYEAAIGAATIPYLGWGTGCVDFDNDGWPDLFVVNGHVYPQVDALAEGAKYRERKLVFLNQGDGTFRDVSNLVGSAVMRPEPSRGAAFGDLDNDGRIDVVVENIDGKPLILYNEGSSANHWITLQLTGTKSNRAAIGAKIKLTAGGMTQIDEIRSGGSYLSQNDLRVHFGLGSATKIDSVEIRWPSGMIDTLKNLSADRFYAVLEGKGVVDREQVRPSVTKRAPQS, from the coding sequence ATGAGGTACGGTCAGGCCAGCTTGTTTCGTTATGTCTTCAAACCGTGGCGTTGGGGAAGAGGCAACGGTAACTTGAGCGGCGCTGGCAAAGGAGAGCAGAACGCCCAGACTAAGAGCACAAATTCTTCCCATGGGATTTATGCATTTTATAAGGATTCGGACCGGGTTCACAGGGCCAATTTGTCAGGCAGAAGCAGGTTTCGATTCCAGATTTCTAGGCTTCCTAAGCTGTTGTGGCGGTGTCTCGCGGCGCTGCTTCTGCTCGGCCTCCCCACTGCCGGAACAGGGCAAAGGACTCGTAACAGTCCGCCAAAGCTTCCTGGTTTTCAGTTGATCGACGCTACCGCTGCCTCGAAGATTCGTTTTGAGCACGTGGCATCGCCGGAAAAAAGATACTTAATCGAATCGATGAGCGGCGGCGTCCTGTTGCTCGATTACGACCAGGACGGCTGGCTTGACATTTACTTCACGAATGCGCCGACAGTCGAAGGAGCCCTGCGAGGCGAAAAAGCGCGCAGCGCTCTGTACCACAACAATCACGACGGCACATTTACTGATGTCACCGATCACGCGGGACTGGGCTATCCGTGCTGGGCCATGGGAGGAGCTGTCGCGGACTATAACAACGATGGCTGGCCCGACATCCTCGTTACTTGCGAAGAAGGACTCGTGCTCTATCGCAATAACGGGAACGGCACATTCACAGATGTAACTAAGCAGGCTCACTTGATCGATCCGCGATGGAGCACGGGCGCTGCTTTTGCTGACTATGACGGCGACGGCTTTGTGGACTTGATGGTCTCGCGCTACGTCGATTTCGACATGAAGAATCTGCCGAAGTTTGGGATTGGTGCCACATGCCGCTACCGCGGTATTCCGGTGCAGTGTGGTCCTAGAGGAATGAAAGGAGTAGGCGATAGCCTCTATCACAACAACGGCGACGGCACCTTTACCGATGTCTCAAAGAGCTCCGGTGTTGACGATGCCAGCGGCTACTACGGCCTCGGCGTGCTTTGGAGCGACTTCAACGATGATGGGCGTCCCGATCTGTTCATAGCTGACGACTCGACGCCGAACTATCTCTATCGCAACGATGGCAATGGGCACTTCACAGACATCAGCTATATCTCCGGAACAGCAGTGAGCCGTGATGGTGGGGAGATAGCGGGAATGGGAGTTGCTGCCTGTGACTTCAACCATAGTGGCCGGTTTTCCATTTACGTCACTGACTTCGAGGACCAGAGCAACACACTCTACCGCAACGATGATGCAATGAGCTTCACGGAGATTTCGTATGAAGCCGCCATCGGCGCCGCGACAATCCCATATCTTGGATGGGGCACCGGCTGCGTTGACTTCGATAACGATGGCTGGCCTGATTTGTTCGTCGTGAATGGTCATGTCTATCCGCAAGTAGACGCATTAGCGGAGGGAGCGAAGTACCGCGAGCGCAAGCTTGTCTTCCTGAATCAGGGCGATGGGACATTTCGCGACGTCAGTAATCTTGTGGGCAGTGCGGTGATGCGTCCCGAGCCCAGCCGGGGAGCTGCATTCGGTGATCTGGACAATGATGGAAGAATAGATGTAGTCGTCGAAAATATCGATGGCAAGCCGCTGATCCTATATAACGAAGGAAGCTCAGCTAATCATTGGATCACTCTCCAGCTTACAGGTACCAAGAGTAATCGAGCCGCGATCGGGGCAAAGATCAAATTGACCGCCGGGGGAATGACGCAAATTGATGAAATTCGCAGCGGCGGGAGCTATCTCTCACAGAACGATTTGAGAGTGCATTTTGGCCTTGGTTCAGCCACCAAGATCGACTCTGTGGAGATTCGCTGGCCGTCTGGCATGATCGATACATTAAAGAATCTTTCGGCAGACAGGTTCTACGCGGTTCTTGAAGGCAAGGGAGTGGTTGATCGTGAGCAGGTGCGGCCAAGTGTTACTAAACGCGCACCTCAGAGCTAG
- a CDS encoding CRTAC1 family protein produces MGRICALSLGVLLSFASAAQVTVASSPTPRFEDITKQAGLTVPHLSTPEKRYIVESMSGGVGFIDCDNDGKLDIISVNGSSVDRYRKGGDPMIALYHQEADLKFKDVTAQAGLTHKGWGMGVAVADFDNDGWQDIYLTGFGGNALYRNLGNCKFEDVTDKAGVRVGGFSTGASWADFDRDGFVDLFVPRYVFIDINKLPEFGSNDKTCRFRGVQVQCGPWGLPGESDFLFRNRGDGTFEDVSKKAGVDDPNHYFGMQGIWADYDNDGWPDLYVANDAGPNYLYHNRHNGTFEEMGLITGAALSGDGQEQGSMGVDFGDFDHDGKLDLFVTNFTEEPDTLYRNLGAQGFADISWNAGVAQPTYPYVGWGTAFFDMDNDGWDDIFIANGHVYPQMDQVKGGVPYRQPLQLFRNKRDKSFQDVTAGSGLDKLPLQSRRGAAFGDINNDGKVDVLLMNVGEPPTLLLNRTESSNHAVLFKLVGTKSNKAAIGARVTVTAGDLIQFREVQAGSSYLSQNDLRLHFGLGTQSSMNTIEIAWPSGLKEKFTDLPADVIYTIVEGTGVTDKNPLAGQASAGNASPSVAKKTVPMK; encoded by the coding sequence ATGGGAAGAATTTGTGCTCTTAGTCTGGGCGTTCTGCTCTCCTTTGCCAGCGCCGCTCAAGTTACCGTTGCCTCTTCCCCAACGCCACGGTTTGAAGACATAACGAAACAAGCTGGCCTGACCGTACCTCATCTCTCTACCCCGGAAAAGCGATACATCGTGGAGTCAATGAGCGGCGGCGTGGGATTCATCGATTGCGACAACGATGGAAAGCTCGACATCATTAGCGTAAATGGATCGTCGGTAGACCGCTATCGAAAAGGCGGCGATCCGATGATTGCCCTCTACCATCAGGAGGCCGACCTCAAGTTCAAGGACGTAACTGCTCAGGCAGGCCTAACCCATAAAGGGTGGGGGATGGGGGTCGCTGTAGCTGACTTCGACAACGATGGTTGGCAAGACATTTACCTCACGGGCTTCGGCGGCAATGCCCTCTACCGGAACCTTGGCAATTGCAAGTTCGAGGATGTTACTGACAAAGCCGGAGTTCGCGTAGGTGGCTTTAGCACTGGTGCCTCGTGGGCTGATTTCGACCGGGACGGCTTCGTTGATCTCTTTGTGCCCCGCTATGTATTCATCGACATCAACAAGCTTCCGGAGTTCGGCAGCAATGACAAGACCTGCCGCTTTCGTGGAGTCCAAGTGCAGTGCGGCCCATGGGGCTTACCTGGAGAATCCGATTTCCTGTTCCGGAACCGTGGCGACGGAACATTCGAGGATGTATCAAAGAAGGCGGGGGTAGACGATCCCAACCATTACTTCGGAATGCAGGGAATTTGGGCTGACTATGACAATGATGGCTGGCCGGATCTCTACGTTGCGAATGACGCCGGACCAAATTACCTTTATCACAACCGCCACAACGGCACCTTTGAGGAAATGGGACTCATCACCGGCGCTGCTCTCAGTGGAGACGGCCAGGAACAAGGATCGATGGGTGTCGACTTTGGAGACTTCGACCACGACGGCAAGCTCGACCTCTTCGTGACCAACTTCACTGAGGAGCCAGATACGCTTTACCGAAATCTGGGTGCGCAGGGATTCGCCGACATCAGCTGGAATGCCGGAGTGGCGCAACCCACTTATCCGTACGTAGGTTGGGGAACCGCGTTTTTTGATATGGATAATGATGGCTGGGATGACATCTTCATCGCGAACGGTCACGTGTATCCGCAAATGGATCAGGTCAAGGGCGGGGTCCCATACCGTCAGCCTCTGCAGCTCTTTCGCAACAAGCGAGACAAGAGCTTTCAGGATGTGACTGCTGGTTCTGGACTCGACAAGCTGCCGCTACAATCGCGGCGCGGCGCCGCTTTTGGGGACATTAATAATGATGGCAAAGTGGATGTTTTGCTGATGAATGTTGGGGAACCGCCTACTTTGCTCCTCAATCGAACCGAGAGTTCGAATCATGCCGTGCTCTTCAAACTAGTCGGAACTAAAAGCAACAAAGCAGCCATTGGAGCGAGGGTCACAGTAACTGCAGGAGATTTGATTCAATTCCGGGAGGTGCAAGCTGGCTCCAGCTATCTGTCCCAGAACGATCTTCGGCTTCACTTCGGCTTGGGAACTCAGAGCAGCATGAATACGATCGAAATAGCCTGGCCAAGCGGACTCAAGGAGAAGTTCACGGACTTACCTGCTGACGTCATCTACACGATCGTCGAAGGAACGGGAGTCACTGACAAGAATCCGCTTGCCGGACAAGCTTCCGCTGGTAACGCTTCGCCTTCGGTGGCGAAGAAAACTGTTCCGATGAAATAG